A genomic window from Silene latifolia isolate original U9 population chromosome 11, ASM4854445v1, whole genome shotgun sequence includes:
- the LOC141613390 gene encoding putative mitochondrial protein AtMg00860, which produces MDHGKIEAVSNWEAPKNVVEIQSFMGLAGYYRRFVKDFSKIARPITTLMRKETRFCRDKSCETAFQTLKERLTTTLNLALPKGSENFELNDEMTKMGIHMIRKGDAISDLTIEPKLYEISKEGT; this is translated from the exons ATGGATCATGgtaagattgaggcagtgtcgaactgggaagcaccgaagaatgttgttgAGATCCAGAGTTTTATGGGTTTAGCTGGCTATTACaggaggtttgtgaaagacttctctAAGATCGCTAGACCTAtcacaactttgatgaggaaagagaccagattttgTAGGGACAAGAGTTGTGAAACGGccttccaaacattaaaggagcgtttgaccacaactctcAATCTAGCTCTACCTAAGGgaagcgagaactttgag CTAAACGATGAAATGACTAAGATGGGGATTCATATGATTCGCAAGGGTGATGCCATCAGCGATTTGACAATAGAGCCTAAACTTTATGAGATATCAAAAGAAGGAACTTGA
- the LOC141613391 gene encoding secreted RxLR effector protein 161-like, which translates to MDKYNRGFIPMGSGITLSKSQSPIGLEDVERMKSIPYASDVGSIIYAMICTRPDVSNALSMTSRYQANPGKIHWIAVKNILKDDMKSQAGFVFMINGGAVSWRSFKESVVADCTTEAEFIATSEAVKEALWIRQFLEGLGVVSSAQDPITLYCDNSGAIFKAKEPKSSNKSRHVKHDQHVVSSGLKRMPNLY; encoded by the exons ATGGATAAATACAATAGGGGTTTTATTCCAATGGGTAGTGGGATTAcattgagcaagtcacagtcacCCATTGGActcgaagatgttgaacgcatgaaatcgattccttatgcttccgatGTTGGATCGATTATATATgctatgatatgcacacgtcccgatgtCTCAAATGCTctaagcatgacgagtagatatcaagccaaTCCAGGCAAAATTCATTGGATAGCtgtcaagaatatccttaa ggatgatatgaaatcccaagcTGGCTTTGTTTTCATGATAAATGGTGGTGcggttagctggagaagcttcaaagagTCAGTTGTTGCAGATtgtacaacggaggctgagttcATTGCAACATCTGAAGCTGTCAAGGAAGCTTTATGGATTAGGCAGTTCTtagaggggctaggagtagtttCTTCCGCCCAAGATCCTATCACActttattgtgataacagtggggccaTCTTTAaagctaaagaacccaagtctagcaacaagtctagacat GTTAAGCACGACCAACATGTAGTTTCCAGTGGTCTTAAACGCATGCCTAATTTAtattag